The following are from one region of the Coccinella septempunctata chromosome 7, icCocSept1.1, whole genome shotgun sequence genome:
- the LOC123316579 gene encoding zinc finger protein 26-like: MDTITGSSWENDDGTISIVKTEIEDYDPADEHNTENVDDENYINQYEEEGNATNELFIPKQEHLEPQGNYAEGGMDGFQNECIENNFQDTSSAVGDAENWPLIQGYTIPETEEHFMNQPGTSDISVFAYKREAELYPCNYCDYVGAHPKLLTSHMNNRHIKSVVYQCPHCPYNSTISRNTRDHIQCKHCNEDDDKPIIKRKCEFCDYCASSATALKNHMNKHTKEVKHQCSFCEFNTLWEGYLKMHIRRKHSDQSMDSGSAKEYPCQYCDYKAATPSTLKLHTNKHTREQEHQCPYCPYKTVWTTYIKLHIQNKHFKGEKSPPSKEHPCSFCDYKAKNSTLLRQHMNKHTREKVHQCPHCPFNTLWVTYMKLHIKRKHTENNESESTEKKDFQCQYCTYKAISLSHLKIHENKHTKAIEYKCNQCDFKTTWYGYLKFHIKRKHSAKSDVKEEEAKSTFPCSFCPYKAINLSTLKVHQNKHTRENIYNCPHCEFKTTWRAYIKSHIQRHNADNFKTRKQGVAAVKSFPCQYCSYVATQMGSLKLHVNSKHTRENMHKCPECDYECAVYGNLKMHVRRKHGLKPDENGKYHCKECDFVSETASEIKIHLNEKHDLKIEVDDIKKEDEKVYSCQYCSYTTLYQQVMKKHINKHTRQNVIKCPHCPYSTVWNHYMKVHIKRHNEPKTLTGRQRSTKPNTDQSRLFPCQYCDHRSLSFSSLRDHINSVHTREIIHKCPYCDHKCTLKGNLKGHIRRKHPAEFIEQEKRYQCEHCDFKTSERRNLKIHLKKEHNIDDAKVKAENGEYKCQFCEYKARSLYTLKIHRHKHTKENAYRCPQCEFATKWPNYLRKHIKQHSIGKSRVSCLYCDYKGCSTFRLRKHIESLHKTDDYYPCPKPNCLFKTIHYTSLRMHLKGSIHASGVPRSHMSVSRNFSYKYRPNEGRYFACDYCDYASKTQGNLDKHIENKHEKKGMKCGLCSYRTPSKNYLSRHYKLRHSNVKTEDSETIKTEQEINEDENKTLENNSDNQDENIPKLDAPELDNKSEIFFTDQNETTANASNNECEEVPGVLNRSRRKRSFIPYYVEDSDEEENEFICEDFLEVELGANTGTNDKQSDVELNKNEDLTSDITESTTFDSTMDCAQDAGVNEIENIETKAQDVQETILIADDVSSEQTSTGKVESVNKINGFSGRSKTSNSNIQSRVITRGRKRINGKRRVAIKKVIVKGNTKENMLDTKVNHKVETVNNPSPNVEEDPVVEGIETTGMRVTCDEDQSNQIDNESHNVPSKESTTTEDLPVGETVTSKNNPDDRKPCNEDDINQTEVKSCSKSIKESLTRNSDEKD; encoded by the exons ATGGATACCATCACGGGAAGTAGCTGGGAAAATGACGATGGAACCATTTCAATTGTCAAGACCGAAATAGAAGACTATGATCCAGCTGATGAGCATAATACAGAAAATGT AGATGATGAGAATTATATCAATCAATATGAAGAAGAAGGAAATGCCACCAACGAGCTATTCATACCTAAACAGGAACACCTTGAACCACAGGGTAATTATGCAGAAGGGGGAATGGACGGTTTTCAAAATGAAtgcattgaaaataattttcaagatACATCTTCGGCTGTGGGAGATGCTGAAAACTGGCCCCTCATTCAGGG ATACACTATTCCAGAGACAGAAGAACACTTCATGAACCAACCTGGGACATCGGACATAAGCGTCTTCGCTTATAAACGTGAGGCTGAGTTGTACCCCTGCAACTATTGTGATTATGTTGGGGCCCATCCGAAATTACTAACCTCCCATATGAACAATCGTCACATCAAATCCGTCGTTTATCAGTGTCCTCACTGTCCCTACAATTCAACAATTTCTCGGAACACCAGAGATCACATTCAGTGTAAACATTGTAATGAAGACGACGACAAGCCGATCATAAAGAGAAAATGCGAATTCTGTGATTACTGCGCCAGCAGTGCTACAGCTCTGAAGAATCACATGAACAAGCATACTAAAGAGGTGAAACATCAATGTTCCTTCTGCGAATTCAATACTTTGTGGGAGGGGTATCTGAAGATGCATATTAGGAGGAAACACAGTGATCAATCTATGGATTCTGGGAGCGCGAAGGAGTATCCATGTCAGTATTGCGACTATAAAGCTGCAACTCCCAGTACTCTCAAATTACACACTAATAAACACACGAGGGAGCAGGAACACCAATGTCCTTACTGTCCTTACAAAACGGTATGGACGACATACATCAAATTGCACATTCAAAACAAGCATTTCAAAGGGGAGAAGTCTCCACCTAGCAAAGAACATCCATGCAGTTTCTGCGACTATAAAGCGAAAAATTCCACCTTGTTGAGGCAGCATATGAACAAGCATACCCGGGAGAAGGTGCATCAGTGTCCCCACTGTCCATTCAACACGCTTTGGGTCACTTACATGAAGCTCCACATCAAAAGGAAACACACCGAGAATAATGAGAGTGAATCGACGGAAAAGAAGGATTTTCAGTGTCAATATTGCACCTACAAAGCTATCAGTTTGAGTCACCTCAAAATTCACGAGAACAAACACACGAAGGCGATCGAATACAAGTGCAACCAGTGCGATTTCAAGACGACTTGGTACGGTTACTTGAAGTTCCACATCAAGAGGAAGCATTCCGCCAAGTCGGACGTGAAGGAAGAGGAGGCGAAATCCACTTTCCCCTGCAGCTTCTGCCCCTACAAAGCCATCAATCTGAGCACCCTGAAGGTGCATCAGAACAAACACACCAGAGAGAACATCTACAACTGCCCGCACTGCGAATTCAAGACGACGTGGAGGGCGTACATAAAGAGCCACATCCAGAGGCACAACGCCGACAATTTCAAAACCAGGAAGCAGGGGGTAGCGGCGGTCAAATCCTTCCCTTGTCAGTATTGCAGCTACGTGGCCACGCAGATGGGATCGTTGAAGTTGCACGTCAACTCTAAGCACACCAGGGAGAACATGCACAAGTGTCCGGAATGCGATTACGAATGCGCAGTCTACGGGAATCTGAAGATGCACGTCAGACGGAAGCACGGCTTAAAACCGGACGAGAACGGCAAGTATCACTGTAAGGAATGCGATTTCGTATCGGAGACGGCTTCGGAGATCAAGATACACCTGAACGAGAAGCACGATCTGAAGATCGAAGTCGACGATATTAAGAAGGAGGACGAGAAAGTGTACTCGTGTCAATATTGTTCCTATACAACCCTCTATCAGCAGGTTATGAAAAAACACATCAACAAACATACCAGACAGAACGTCATTAAATGCCCGCACTGTCCTTATTCCACAGTTTGGAATCATTACATGAAAGTCCATATTAAGAGGCACAATGAACCTAAAACCTTGACCGGCAGACAAAGAAGCACCAAACCTAATACAGATCAAAGTCGACTATTCCCTTGCCAATACTGCGACCACAGAAGTTTATCTTTCAGTAGTCTGAGGGATCATATAAATTCTGTGCACACTCGTGAAATTATACATAAGTGCCCATATTGCGACCATAAGTGCACTTTGAAAGGTAACCTTAAAGGTCATATCCGCAGAAAGCACCCAGCGGAGTTCATCGAGCAAGAGAAGAGGTATCAATGTGAACATTGCGATTTCAAAACGTCCGAAAGAAGAAATCTcaaaattcacttgaagaaggaACATAATATCGATGATGCTAAGGTTAAAGCGGAGAATGGAGAGTACAAGTGCCAATTTTGCGAATATAAGGCTAGAAGCCTTTACACTTTGAAAATTCACCGTCATAAGCATACCAAGGAGAACGCTTACCGCTGTCCGCAATGCGAATTTGCCACGAAGTGGCCTAATTATCTACGGAAGCACATCAAGCAACACAGTATTGGAAAGAGTAGAGTTTCCTGTTTATACTGTGATTACAAAGGTTGCTCCACGTTCAGACTGAGAAAACACATTGAAAGTCTTCACAAAACTGACGACTATTACCCTTGTCCTAAACCGAACTGTCTGTTTAAAACCATACACTACACCAGTCTTAGAATGCATTTAAAAGGTAGCATACACGCCTCGGGTGTACCCAGATCGCATATGTCTGTTAGTCGTAATTTTTCGTATAAATATAGACCGAATGAGGGTAGATACTTCGCTTGCGATTACTGCGATTATGCGTCGAAAACTCAGGGAAATTTAGATAAACATATAGAGAATAAACACGAGAAGAAAGGCATGAAATGCGGTTTGTGCAGCTATAGAACACCTTCGAAAAACTACCTTAGTAGACACTACAAATTGAGACATTCAAATGTAAAAACTGAAGATTCAGAAACTATAAAGACAGAACAGGAAATAAATGAAGATGAAAATAAAACACTAGAAAATAACAGTGATAACCAAGATGAAAACATCCCCAAACTAGACGCTCCAGAATTAGACAACAAgagtgaaatatttttcacaGATCAAAACGAGACAACTGCGAACGCAAGTAATAATGAGTGTGAGGAGGTCCCAGGCGTACTGAATCGTTCTAGAAGAAAAAGAAGTTTCATTCCGTATTACGTAGAAGATAGCGACGAGGAAGAAAATGAGTTTATCTGTGAAGATTTTCTCGAAGTTGAGCTAGGGGCAAATACAGGAACCAATGATAAACAGAGCGATGTTGAATTAAACAAGAACGAAGACTTGACAAGTGATATTACCGAATCTACTACATTTGACTCCACAATGGATTGTGCTCAAGATGCCGGAGTTAATGAGatcgaaaatattgaaactaaAGCGCAGGATGTCCAAGAAACAATTCTTATCGCAGATGATGTTTCCTCTGAACAAACCAGTACGGGCAAGGTTGAAAGCGTAAACAAAATTAATGGTTTCTCAGGAAGAAGTAAAACTTCCAATTCAAACATTCAATCCAGAGTTATAACAAGAGGTAGGAAAAGAATAAATGGAAAGAGAAGAGTTGCAATAAAAAAAGTGATAGTCAAGGGGAATACTAAAGAAAATATGTTGGACACAAAAGTGAATCACAAAGTTGAGACCGTCAACAACCCTTCTCCAAATGTTGAAGAAGACCCTGTTGTTGAAGGAATAGAGACGACTGGAATGAGAGTAACATGTGATGAAGATCAAAGTAATCAAATAGATAACGAGAGTCATAATGTTCCTTCAAAAGAATCTACGACTACTGAAGATTTACCCGTTGGGGAAACAGTTACATCTAAAAACAATCCAGATGACCGAAAACCTTGTAATGAGGATGACATAAATCAAACAGAAGTAAAGAGTTGTAGCAAATCAATAAAAGAATCTTTGACCAgaaattctgatgaaaaagaTTAA
- the LOC123316818 gene encoding EKC/KEOPS complex subunit Tp53rk: MDLKNFELFKQGAEAKIYKGFYLGKPTLAKERFSKSYRHAELDNLITKERMKAESRAIVRCKSAEYFENHICLKEYIEQHPDEESLKDLSRKIGNLIGKMHSNNIIHGDLTSSNMLLIKKNSEKEFVIDNIELVLIDFGLAHIESSPEDKGVDLYVLERALISTHSVATKMFINILEGYKEENKSSFKEIYSKYEDVRARGRKRTMIG, encoded by the exons atggatttgaaaaatttcgaacTTTTCAAACAAGGTGCTGAAGCTAAAATCTACAAAGGATTTTATTTAGGAAAGCCAACTCTAGCCAAAGAAAGGTTCTCGAAAAGTTATCGACATGCTGAATTGGATAATTTAATTACGAAAGAAAGAATGAAAGCTGAAAGTCGTGCCATAGTTCGTTGTAAGAGTGCTG AGTATTTTGAGAACCACATTTGCCTTAAAGAATACATAGAACAACATCCTGATGAGGAATCGCTGAAGGACTTATCTCGAAAAATAGGAAATTTAATTGGCAAAATGCATTCGAATAATATCATCCACGGAGACTTGACCTCATCGAATATGCTCTTAATAAAAAAGAATAGTGAAAAAGAATTCGTAATAGATAATATAGAATTAGTATTAATTGATTTTGGATTGGCACATATCGAGTCTAGTCCTGAAGATAAGGGGGTTGACCTTTATGTATTAGAGAGAGCTCTTATTAGTACTCATAGTGTAGCTACGAAAATGttcatcaatattcttgaagGTTATAAGGAAGAGAATAAAAGTAGCTTTAAAGAAATATATTCTAAATATGAAGATGTTAGAGCCAGAGGAAGAAAACGCACTATGATAGggtga
- the LOC123316851 gene encoding uncharacterized protein LOC123316851 — protein MQYDEIKEVSEINTPQLNDLDSALEELGMLASSTNSRNEYLKEISAYPCSSTLKINTKYISNVMIACGKYKTKSHSRFMPYMTRVRNRTKSENNDNECFGLQKVLNDSLNSVENFAELKKAKSLESIVNENKEHKDFNNIHFDNLPELETVSECIQNLKFGE, from the exons ATGCAGTACGATGAAATCAAAGAGGTGTCTGAA ATAAACACTCCACAACTGAATGATTTGGATTCTGCTCTTGAAGAACTGGGCATGTTAGCCTCTTCTACCAATTCCagaaatgaatatttaaaaGAAATTTCTGCTTATCCATGCTCAAGTACTCTGAAAATAAATACAAAGTATATCAGCAATGTTATGATAGCCTGCGGAAAATATAAAACTAAATCACACAGCAGGTTCATGCCTTATATGACAAGAGTACGAAATAGAACAAAATCAGAAAATAATGATAATGAGTGCTTTGGTCTGCAAAAAGTGTTAAATGACTCTCTGAATAGTGTTGAGAACTTTGCAGAGCTCAAAAAAGCTAAGTCACTGGAAAGTATAGTGAATGAAAACAAGGAACATAAAGATTTTAACAACATTCATTTTGACAATCTACCAGAACTTGAAACCGTTAGTGAgtgtattcaaaatttgaaatttggggaataa
- the LOC123316529 gene encoding U3 small nucleolar RNA-interacting protein 2, whose amino-acid sequence MPFFIKEKSKKKKNNKRAKNVDPGSSKKRKLNKSDDEITTSEDEDPDLNGDIADLTSEEENESPQDKKLRLAKIYLQEIEQIEREKLGKDEEVEKSIISKRLNENYLKEIGKFRSLVAETYTEDKIEKIDTLKCREQRNSITCLCISSNNKFLFTGSKDGIVVKWNIELKKKEKIIPFVKHKSDEVIGHSNRITSIAISFDDKYLAVGDESSDIKIWCPNDLSFLKTFQGHNKKVMGVSFRKNSHTLYSCSADRTVKVWNLDEMTYIETLFGHQDIISSIDSMFKERVITSGSRDGTLRIWKIPEESQLVYNGHSGCIDIVRLINEEHFISGGEDGQINIWSFMKKKPLYTIKDAHGIDSVNQQPNWICSIATLFNTDLFASGSFNGTVKLWKLTSNFRKAELLFDIPQVGYINCMAFTSNGDKLIVSCSRDHRFGRFTFLEGQKFFNCIKVISFLKK is encoded by the coding sequence ATGCCTTTTTtcataaaagaaaaatcaaagaagaaaaaaaataacaaacgtGCCAAGAATGTAGATCCAGGAAGTAGTAAAAAACGAAAGCTGAATAAAAGTGATGACGAAATAACTACTAGTGAAGATGAAGATCCTGATTTGAATGGTGATATAGCAGACTTAACTTCTGAAGAAGAAAATGAATCTCCTCAAGATAAAAAACTTCGATTGGCGAAAATATATTTGCAGGAGATTGAACAGATTGAAAGAGAAAAATTGGGTAAGGATGAAGAAGTTGAAAAGAGCATCATTTCTAAACGTTTAAATGAAAATTACCTGaaagaaattggaaaatttAGAAGTTTGGTAGCAGAAACTTATACAGAagataaaatagaaaaaatagatACTTTGAAGTGCCGAGAACAAAGAAATTCAATTACATGTTTATGTATATCTTCCAAcaataaatttctttttacTGGAAGCAAAGATGGTATTGTTGTGAAATGGAATATAGAACttaagaagaaagaaaaaattattcccTTCGTGAAACATAAATCTGATGAAGTAATTGGACATAGCAATAGAATAACTTCAATTGCCATATCGTTTGATGATAAATACTTGGCTGTTGGGGATGAATCATCTGATATAAAAATTTGGTGTCCAAATGATTTATCGttcttgaaaacatttcaaGGGCACAACAAAAAGGTGATGGGAGTATCTTTTAGAAAAAATTCTCATACTTTATATTCCTGTAGTGCTGATCGGACTGTGAAAGTGTGGAATTTAGATGAGATGACATACATCGAAACTCTATTTGGACATCAAGACATTATTTCTTCAATCGATTCTATGTTTAAAGAAAGGGTTATAACATCCGGAAGTAGAGATGGTACTCTTCGAATATGGAAAATCCCTGAAGAGTCGCAATTAGTTTATAATGGACATAGTGGTTGTATAGATATTGTTAGGCTTATAAATGAAGAACATTTTATTTCTGGAGGCGAAGATGGTCAAATAAATATATGGAGTTTCATGAAGAAAAAACCACTTTACACAATCAAAGATGCTCATGGAATAGACAGTGTAAACCAGCAACCGAATTGGATATGTAGTATTGCTACTTTATTTAATACAGATTTATTTGCTTCCGGATCCTTCAATGGTACtgtgaaattgtggaaattGACATCAAATTTCAGGAAAGCGGAGCTTTTATTCGATATACCGCAAGTTGGTTACATAAATTGTATGGCATTCACATCAAACGGAGATAAGTTGATTGTAAGTTGTAGCAGAGATCATAGAtttggtagattcacctttttAGAGGgacaaaaattttttaattgtatAAAAGTAATTTCTTTTTTGAAGAAATAA
- the LOC123316227 gene encoding protein-L-isoaspartate O-methyltransferase domain-containing protein 2-like isoform X1, with protein MGGIVSTGKSNEDLIDNLVQVDYIKSSCAEIAFRAVDRAEYFLPDSRGNAYQDAAWKCGHLHISAPCIYSEVIEGLCLEPGLSFLNLGSGTGYLSTVVGIILGSRGINHGIEYHEDVVQYAYKKLEDFKKYSGAMDEFDFCEPVFARANCLCLTETRLYDRVYCGAACPVEYEQYLKNLIKIGGILVVPIGENLMQYKRTSDTQWESKSLLPVSFANLLRENETTQDLIKLLERTAKCAYLVLEKCVPGMNHFETSFWKQVEIQPPSLQALSRNLIRSILRQNIERETPHVARTPTVKEPIFREAMENRRLIKRYIVPVLDDSSDDDLSGPGWWEFSRNNNLLGHLFEALKHRDRDASHDSDDTMQHTDDSRTEAGSSTQTDEERRQARSRSSDGNRSSFTEEADSDGGVVIDSERDGSETCEEMGENPNARSASMVANDGSVCSSISYQDNKRQSNLNSSSWAESSESDATNSSQSRSTFDRKKMDSGLGDENEILESSDNETNDNERGFSMEETDHINRVPYVTVSDTEQSRNAKRSSRQGGSRSVKWRRVTSEPDMSTDSESEDEIPERRMYKSRFSIPMKKKIQELPLPQVLKNYVNYHRDF; from the exons ATGGGAGGTATAGTAAGTACTGGGAAAAGTAATGAAGATTTAATAGATAATTTAGTCCAAGTCGATTACATAAAGTCGTCTTGTGCCGAGATTGCGTTTAGGGCAGTGGATAGGGCTGAATATTTTTTGCCAGATAGCAGAGGAAATGCTTATCAAGATGCAGCTTGGAAGTGTGGTCACTTACATATATCAGCTCCTTGTATCTATAGTGAGGTGATAGAAGGCTTATGCTTAGAACCAGGAttatcttttttgaatttgggTTCTGGAACTGGTTACTTGAGTACTGTAGTGGGTATCATATTAGGTTCACGAGGAATCAATCATGGTATTGAATATCATGAAGATGTAGTACAATATGCTTATAAGAAATTGGAAGACTTCAAGAAGTATTCTGGTGCAATGGATGAGTTTGATTTCTGTGAGCCAGTATTTGCGAGAG caaattgTTTGTGCCTTACTGAGACTCGTTTGTATGATAGAGTTTATTGTGGAGCCGCTTGTCCAGTAGAATATGAGCAATATTTAAAGAATCTCATTAAGATTGGTGGTATCTTGGTGGTACCAATTGGTGAAAATTTGATGCAGTACAAGCGCACTTCTGATACTCAATGGGAATCCAAATCCTTGCTACCTGTATCTTTTGcaaatttattgagagaaaatgaGACAACCCAAGATTTGATTAAATTAC TAGAACGTACAGCGAAATGTGCCTATCTCGTCCTAGAAAAGTGCGTCCCAGGGATGAACCATTTTGAGACTTCGTTTTGGAAGCAGG TCGAGATCCAACCGCCAAGTTTACAGGCGCTATCCCGCAATCTGATACGCAGCATCCTGCGCCAGAACATCGAGAGGGAGACACCGCACGTCGCTAGGACCCCCACCGTGAAGGAGCCTATTTTCAGGGAGGCTATGGAGAACAGGAGGCTGATCAAACGATACATAGTTCCCGTGCTGGACGACAGTTCCGACGATGACCTATCGGGTCCCGGTTGGTGGGAGTTCAGCAGGAATAACAACCTGCTGGGACATCTTTTCGAGGCCCTGAAACATCGGGATAGGGACGCGTCGCACGATAGCGACGACACAATGCAACACACCGATGATTCAAGGACGGAGGCTGGAAGCAGCACCCAAACCGACGAAGAAAGGAGACAGGCCCGTTCTAGAAGTAGCGAT GGAAACCGAAGCTCCTTCACTGAGGAAGCTGATAGCGATGGCGGAGTAGTGATAGATTCAGAAAGAGATGGAAGTGAAACATGCGAAGAAATGGGTGAGAATCCCAATGCTAGGTCAGCTTCCATGGTTGCAAACGATGGATCTGTTTGTAGTTCCATATCATATCAAGATAATAAAAGACAGTCCAATTTGAATTCTTCCAG CTGGGCTGAAAGTTCCGAATCAGACGCAACCAATTCAAGTCAATCAAGAAGCACAtttgataggaaaaaaatggACAGCGGTTTAGGAGATGAGAATGAAATTCTCGAATCGTCAGACAACGAGACTAACGACAACGAAAGAGGGTTTTCCATGGAGGAAACGGATCATATTAACAGGGTACCTTATGTGACTGTGAGCGATACAGAGCAGTCGAGAAATGCAAAAAGATCGAGTAGGCAAGGTGGTTCTCGAAGTGTTAAATGGCGTAGGGTCACTTCTGAGCCTGATATGTCTACTGATTCAGAAAGTGAAGATGAAATACCAGAAAGGAGAATGTATAAAAGCCGTTTTTCCATCCCAATGAAAAAGAAGATACAAGAATTACCATTGCCCCAAGTTCTTAAGAACTATGTAAATTATCATAGGGATTTCTAA
- the LOC123316227 gene encoding protein-L-isoaspartate O-methyltransferase domain-containing protein 1-like isoform X2: MGGIVSTGKSNEDLIDNLVQVDYIKSSCAEIAFRAVDRAEYFLPDSRGNAYQDAAWKCGHLHISAPCIYSEVIEGLCLEPGLSFLNLGSGTGYLSTVVGIILGSRGINHGIEYHEDVVQYAYKKLEDFKKYSGAMDEFDFCEPVFARANCLCLTETRLYDRVYCGAACPVEYEQYLKNLIKIGGILVVPIGENLMQYKRTSDTQWESKSLLPVSFANLLRENETTQDLIKLLEIQPPSLQALSRNLIRSILRQNIERETPHVARTPTVKEPIFREAMENRRLIKRYIVPVLDDSSDDDLSGPGWWEFSRNNNLLGHLFEALKHRDRDASHDSDDTMQHTDDSRTEAGSSTQTDEERRQARSRSSDGNRSSFTEEADSDGGVVIDSERDGSETCEEMGENPNARSASMVANDGSVCSSISYQDNKRQSNLNSSSWAESSESDATNSSQSRSTFDRKKMDSGLGDENEILESSDNETNDNERGFSMEETDHINRVPYVTVSDTEQSRNAKRSSRQGGSRSVKWRRVTSEPDMSTDSESEDEIPERRMYKSRFSIPMKKKIQELPLPQVLKNYVNYHRDF, translated from the exons ATGGGAGGTATAGTAAGTACTGGGAAAAGTAATGAAGATTTAATAGATAATTTAGTCCAAGTCGATTACATAAAGTCGTCTTGTGCCGAGATTGCGTTTAGGGCAGTGGATAGGGCTGAATATTTTTTGCCAGATAGCAGAGGAAATGCTTATCAAGATGCAGCTTGGAAGTGTGGTCACTTACATATATCAGCTCCTTGTATCTATAGTGAGGTGATAGAAGGCTTATGCTTAGAACCAGGAttatcttttttgaatttgggTTCTGGAACTGGTTACTTGAGTACTGTAGTGGGTATCATATTAGGTTCACGAGGAATCAATCATGGTATTGAATATCATGAAGATGTAGTACAATATGCTTATAAGAAATTGGAAGACTTCAAGAAGTATTCTGGTGCAATGGATGAGTTTGATTTCTGTGAGCCAGTATTTGCGAGAG caaattgTTTGTGCCTTACTGAGACTCGTTTGTATGATAGAGTTTATTGTGGAGCCGCTTGTCCAGTAGAATATGAGCAATATTTAAAGAATCTCATTAAGATTGGTGGTATCTTGGTGGTACCAATTGGTGAAAATTTGATGCAGTACAAGCGCACTTCTGATACTCAATGGGAATCCAAATCCTTGCTACCTGTATCTTTTGcaaatttattgagagaaaatgaGACAACCCAAGATTTGATTAAATTAC TCGAGATCCAACCGCCAAGTTTACAGGCGCTATCCCGCAATCTGATACGCAGCATCCTGCGCCAGAACATCGAGAGGGAGACACCGCACGTCGCTAGGACCCCCACCGTGAAGGAGCCTATTTTCAGGGAGGCTATGGAGAACAGGAGGCTGATCAAACGATACATAGTTCCCGTGCTGGACGACAGTTCCGACGATGACCTATCGGGTCCCGGTTGGTGGGAGTTCAGCAGGAATAACAACCTGCTGGGACATCTTTTCGAGGCCCTGAAACATCGGGATAGGGACGCGTCGCACGATAGCGACGACACAATGCAACACACCGATGATTCAAGGACGGAGGCTGGAAGCAGCACCCAAACCGACGAAGAAAGGAGACAGGCCCGTTCTAGAAGTAGCGAT GGAAACCGAAGCTCCTTCACTGAGGAAGCTGATAGCGATGGCGGAGTAGTGATAGATTCAGAAAGAGATGGAAGTGAAACATGCGAAGAAATGGGTGAGAATCCCAATGCTAGGTCAGCTTCCATGGTTGCAAACGATGGATCTGTTTGTAGTTCCATATCATATCAAGATAATAAAAGACAGTCCAATTTGAATTCTTCCAG CTGGGCTGAAAGTTCCGAATCAGACGCAACCAATTCAAGTCAATCAAGAAGCACAtttgataggaaaaaaatggACAGCGGTTTAGGAGATGAGAATGAAATTCTCGAATCGTCAGACAACGAGACTAACGACAACGAAAGAGGGTTTTCCATGGAGGAAACGGATCATATTAACAGGGTACCTTATGTGACTGTGAGCGATACAGAGCAGTCGAGAAATGCAAAAAGATCGAGTAGGCAAGGTGGTTCTCGAAGTGTTAAATGGCGTAGGGTCACTTCTGAGCCTGATATGTCTACTGATTCAGAAAGTGAAGATGAAATACCAGAAAGGAGAATGTATAAAAGCCGTTTTTCCATCCCAATGAAAAAGAAGATACAAGAATTACCATTGCCCCAAGTTCTTAAGAACTATGTAAATTATCATAGGGATTTCTAA